One window from the genome of Hoplias malabaricus isolate fHopMal1 chromosome X2, fHopMal1.hap1, whole genome shotgun sequence encodes:
- the LOC136676416 gene encoding MOB kinase activator 1A: MSFLFGSRSSKTFKPKKNIPEGSHQYELLKHAEATLGSGNLRAAVMLPEGEDLNEWIAVNTVDFFNQINMLYGTITEFCTETSCSVMSAGPRYEYHWADGTNIKKPVKCSAPKYIDYLMTWVQDQLDDETIFPSKIGVPFPKNFMSVAKTILKRLFRVYAHIYHQHFDSVIQLQEEAHLNTSFKHFIFFVQEFNLIDRRELAPLQDLIDKLGTKDR; encoded by the exons TGGAAGTCGATCTTCAAAAACATTTaagccaaagaaaaacattccaGAGGGCTCTCACCAATACGAGCTGTTGAAGCATGCTGAAGCTACGTTGGGAAGTGGCAACCTTCGTGCTGCTGTTATGTTACCAGAGGGCGAGGACCTTAACGAATGGATAGCTGTTAACA CTGTGGACTTCTTCAATCAAATCAACATGCTCTATGGCACCATTACTGAATTCTGCACTGAGACCAGCTGCTCTGTTATGTCAGCTGGGCCtag GTATGAGTATCACTGGGCTGACGGCACCAATATAAAGAAACCAGTTAAATGCTCAGCCCCAAAATACATTGACTATCTGATGACTTGGGTTCAGGATCAGCTTGATGATGAAACCATTTTCCCTTCCAAAATTG GCGTGCCTTTCCCAAAAAACTTCATGTCAGTGGCAAAGACCATCCTGAAACGCCTGTTCAGAGTCTATGCTCATATTTATCACCAGCATTTTGACTCTGTCATACAACTGCAGGAAGAGGCCCATCTCAACACTTCCTTCAAGCATTTCATCTTCTTTGTGCAG GAATTCAACTTGATTGACCGCAGAGAGCTGGCTCCCCTGCAGGACCTTATTGACAAGCTGGGCACCAAAGACAGATAA
- the LOC136676415 gene encoding deoxycytidine kinase 2-like, with translation MRSVKNTLHLSRRFLSHSSQSHVIHPVDGISHVKRVSIEGNIAVGKSTFARLLQNAGQNWDVTPEPVSKWQNIEEATSQPVLTPQQTTSNLLQMMYQDPKRWSYTFQTFSCMSRMRTQLQMPPARLMQSKETAVQVYERSIYSDRYIFAQNLFELGSINSTEWAVYQDWHSFLVEQFGHRVQLDGIIYLRAPPQTCMERLGRRGREEEQGLPLDYLETLHTQHENWLSTKITKVHFHHLTHVPVLVLDAGLEFEKDHEVQARLIKEVKDFFQGL, from the exons ATGCGTTCTGTAAAGAACACGCTGCATCTGAGCAGGCGTTTCCTTTCCCACTCATCCCAGAGTCATGTAATTCACCCAGTAGATGGGATTAGTCACGTCAAGAGGGTCTCTATCGAAGGTAACATAG CGGTTGGAAAGTCGACTTTTGCCAGGCTGTTGCAGAATGCAGGACAAAACTGGGACGTTACACCTGAACCTGTCAGCAAGTGGCAAAACATTGAAGAGGCAACATCACAA ccAGTGCTGACTCCTCAACAAACCACCAGCAACCTGTTGCAGATGATGTATCAGGACCCCAAGCGCTGGTCTTATACCTTCCAGACGTTCTCTTGCATGAGCCGCATGCGCACCCAGCTACAGATGCCTCCTGCAAGATTAATGCAATCCAAAGAGACCGCTGTACAGGTGTATGAACGCTCCATCTACAGTGACAG GTATATTTTTGCTCAGAATTTGTTTGAGCTAGGCAGTATAAATTCAACGGAGTGGGCTGTGTATCAGGACTGGCACTCTTTTCTTGTTGAGCAGTTTGGTCATAGGGTACAGCTGGATGGAATCATCTACCTCAGAGCACCTCCTCAA ACCTGCATGGAGAGGTTGGGCCGCCGAGGCAGGGAGGAAGAACAAGGTCTACCATTGGACTACCTTgaaacactgcacacacaacATGAAAACTGGCTCTCTACCAAAATTACAAA GGTTCATTTTCATCACTTGACGCATGTACCTGTATTGGTATTGGACGCTGGTCTTGAGTTTGAAAAAGATCATGAGGTTCAGGCCAGACTCATTAAAGAG GTTAAAGATTTTTTCCAAGGTTTGTAA